From Acidisarcina polymorpha, one genomic window encodes:
- a CDS encoding inorganic diphosphatase, with protein MAKKSKSMTDPMRLKPLRKTDGDVQVIVETPRGCRNKFAFDPEQKIFSLKKVLPAGMAFPYDFGFLPKTLAGDGDAIDVLLLMDEPAFTGCLVPARLIGVIEGEQIDGKEKIRNDRLVAVAEMSHEYAHLRKLSQLPKRLLKELEEFFVNYHRLEGKEYRLLGCRGTSVAMNLINEAKT; from the coding sequence ATGGCTAAGAAGTCGAAAAGCATGACAGATCCTATGCGTTTGAAACCACTCCGAAAGACAGACGGTGACGTTCAAGTCATTGTCGAAACGCCAAGGGGCTGTCGAAACAAGTTCGCATTCGATCCAGAACAAAAGATTTTTTCTTTGAAAAAGGTACTTCCAGCGGGGATGGCGTTTCCTTATGATTTCGGCTTCCTGCCAAAGACCCTGGCCGGAGATGGCGACGCCATCGATGTGTTGCTGCTCATGGACGAACCGGCATTTACTGGTTGTTTGGTTCCGGCTCGGTTGATCGGCGTCATTGAAGGGGAGCAGATTGACGGTAAGGAAAAGATCCGCAATGACAGGCTTGTCGCGGTCGCTGAGATGAGCCATGAGTACGCTCACCTGAGAAAGCTCTCCCAGTTGCCGAAACGGCTCCTCAAGGAGCTGGAGGAGTTCTTCGTAAACTATCACCGCCTTGAAGGCAAGGAGTACCGCTTGTTGGGATGCAGGGGAACGTCGGTTGCAATGAACCTCATCAACGAAGCGAAGACGTAA
- a CDS encoding YsnF/AvaK domain-containing protein has translation MAEFSEQTILVCLFHDNENARAAVRDLIEAGVPQSAISVMGGATARNEGSAATNQIFFAELKVPESDVRMLTTGLNHGGTVVGVKAGESLSGKIEAVFRKHAASQVDEKVVSPSATLGTSSGTAVVPVIEEDLLVGKREIERGGVRVFRHLVETPVSQTVELREEHVVIEHRPVGRPATEADFKTLETIERTGMAEVPVVGKTAHVVEEVLVGKETTERTERVHDTLRKTEVEVERLGTARSSDPRDI, from the coding sequence ATGGCAGAATTTTCCGAACAGACGATTCTAGTGTGCCTTTTTCACGACAATGAAAATGCACGCGCAGCGGTGCGCGATCTTATCGAGGCCGGTGTCCCACAAAGCGCCATCTCCGTGATGGGTGGGGCTACGGCACGCAACGAAGGTAGCGCAGCCACGAACCAAATCTTTTTTGCCGAGCTCAAAGTCCCCGAGAGCGACGTGCGGATGCTCACCACCGGCCTCAATCACGGCGGTACCGTCGTCGGGGTTAAGGCGGGAGAATCCCTGAGCGGCAAGATCGAAGCCGTCTTTCGAAAGCACGCCGCTTCTCAGGTCGATGAGAAAGTAGTATCGCCAAGCGCAACACTTGGGACTTCCTCAGGCACTGCGGTCGTTCCCGTGATTGAGGAAGACCTGCTGGTCGGCAAACGCGAGATCGAGCGTGGGGGCGTGCGCGTCTTTCGTCATCTTGTCGAGACACCGGTCTCTCAAACGGTGGAACTTCGCGAAGAGCATGTCGTGATCGAACATCGCCCGGTCGGGCGCCCGGCAACGGAAGCCGACTTCAAAACCCTAGAAACAATTGAGCGGACTGGGATGGCGGAAGTTCCTGTGGTTGGCAAAACTGCCCATGTCGTTGAAGAAGTCCTGGTTGGAAAAGAGACGACTGAGCGCACCGAGCGCGTTCACGACACGCTGCGGAAGACCGAGGTGGAGGTTGAGCGACTCGGAACAGCTCGCAGCTCGGATCCGCGCGATATTTAG
- a CDS encoding DUF3147 family protein, with amino-acid sequence MIKIRFSSLKGTKAHEYLLRFLLGGLVTAGAGLIADQFGPVPGGLFMAFPAIFPAAATMLEKHEREKKQHAGLPPGKRGRMVAGVDAGGAALGTFGLAAFAFCVWKWLPRGQTWLVLVVALVCWFSVSTGLWWLRRRL; translated from the coding sequence ATGATTAAGATACGCTTTAGCTCGCTTAAAGGAACGAAGGCGCATGAATATCTTCTGCGTTTCCTGCTTGGTGGCTTGGTAACTGCAGGCGCAGGCTTGATCGCAGACCAGTTTGGACCTGTCCCCGGCGGACTATTTATGGCGTTTCCTGCTATTTTCCCAGCCGCGGCGACCATGTTAGAAAAGCATGAGCGCGAGAAGAAACAGCATGCGGGTCTGCCGCCCGGAAAACGCGGCAGGATGGTGGCCGGCGTCGATGCTGGGGGCGCCGCGCTGGGGACGTTCGGTTTGGCTGCTTTCGCTTTTTGCGTCTGGAAATGGCTCCCGCGCGGTCAGACTTGGCTTGTTCTGGTCGTTGCCCTGGTTTGTTGGTTTTCTGTGAGCACGGGTCTGTGGTGGCTTCGAAGGCGACTGTAG
- a CDS encoding IS6 family transposase, which yields MKQTMNPMVTKVLKRLHYPLDVILLCVRWYSAYPLSLRHLEEMMAERGTSVDHSTVHRWAIKLLPVLEKAFRRVKRKVGRSWRMDETYIKVKGEWQYLYRAVDKAGKTVDFLLRAHRDKAAARRFFEQAIERNGAPEKVTIDKSGSNVAALETINAERGKQILVLQSKYLNNIVEQDHRGVKRRTRPMLGFKDVRCARILLSGIELMRMISKGQMKTGRSGQTPAQQFYSLAV from the coding sequence ATGAAGCAGACGATGAATCCGATGGTGACAAAGGTATTAAAGCGGTTGCATTATCCACTGGATGTGATTCTGCTTTGTGTTCGCTGGTATAGCGCGTATCCGTTGAGCCTCCGCCATCTAGAGGAAATGATGGCCGAGCGTGGGACCTCTGTCGATCACTCGACCGTGCACCGTTGGGCGATCAAATTGTTGCCAGTGCTGGAGAAGGCGTTCCGGCGCGTCAAGCGCAAGGTGGGGAGGAGTTGGCGGATGGACGAGACCTACATCAAGGTGAAGGGCGAATGGCAGTATCTATACCGCGCCGTTGATAAGGCAGGCAAGACCGTCGATTTCTTGCTGCGGGCGCATCGCGACAAGGCGGCGGCACGCAGGTTCTTTGAACAGGCGATCGAACGGAATGGCGCACCAGAAAAAGTAACCATCGATAAGAGTGGCTCGAATGTGGCGGCTTTGGAAACCATCAACGCCGAACGAGGGAAGCAGATCCTCGTGCTCCAGTCCAAGTATCTAAACAACATCGTTGAGCAAGACCATCGTGGGGTGAAACGTCGAACCAGACCGATGCTCGGCTTCAAGGATGTTCGCTGCGCTCGCATCCTTCTTTCCGGCATTGAACTCATGCGCATGATCAGCAAAGGACAAATGAAAACTGGCCGCAGCGGACAAACCCCTGCACAGCAGTTCTACTCCTTAGCAGTATAA
- a CDS encoding OmpA family protein, which produces MATERVKVYEEQKKGVPFWYWLLPLLLLLVILAYFFTRHHDEPVATTQEPVVTAPVTPPNLEAIHFDTNSAMLTPAAQATLTQAAAVMKQQSNLHLRVEGFTDSTGNSEHNDVLSQQRTAAVENFLIGQGIPRSRLTGAGFGEVKPVAPNSTESGKADNRRVELFQQQ; this is translated from the coding sequence ATGGCTACAGAACGCGTGAAAGTCTATGAAGAACAGAAAAAAGGCGTGCCCTTCTGGTACTGGCTCTTGCCTCTTCTTCTCTTGCTAGTAATCCTCGCCTACTTCTTCACCCGTCACCATGATGAGCCAGTAGCCACCACTCAGGAACCAGTCGTCACGGCTCCCGTTACCCCTCCGAATCTCGAAGCCATTCACTTCGATACGAATAGCGCAATGCTGACCCCGGCGGCGCAGGCGACACTCACCCAAGCGGCGGCTGTGATGAAGCAGCAGTCAAATCTCCACCTCCGCGTCGAGGGATTTACCGACAGCACCGGTAATTCCGAGCACAACGATGTTCTATCGCAGCAGCGAACGGCGGCTGTCGAGAATTTTCTTATAGGGCAAGGCATCCCGCGATCCAGGCTAACGGGAGCCGGGTTTGGAGAGGTAAAACCAGTTGCGCCGAACTCGACGGAGAGCGGCAAGGCTGATAATCGCCGGGTCGAGCTCTTTCAGCAGCAGTAA
- a CDS encoding type II toxin-antitoxin system RelE/ParE family toxin, translated as MAVSAKTRQAVISWEGDSREILRTWPKPIREDFGVALGEMQEGNTAALPVRPMPSIAAGVFELKDSDEGKWYRLIYLARVKDTIYVLHCFTKNTSKTEKRDLATAEQRWKQVQQRLREEQSNEKQKQQRGKIPPPDARKRAR; from the coding sequence ATGGCAGTATCCGCCAAAACTCGCCAGGCGGTAATTTCTTGGGAGGGCGACTCGAGAGAGATTCTCCGTACTTGGCCAAAGCCCATCCGGGAAGACTTTGGCGTAGCGCTCGGGGAAATGCAGGAAGGGAACACGGCCGCCCTTCCAGTCAGACCGATGCCGTCGATTGCGGCTGGAGTTTTTGAGCTCAAGGATTCGGATGAGGGCAAGTGGTATCGCCTGATCTACCTGGCGCGTGTGAAAGACACCATCTACGTTCTGCACTGCTTCACAAAGAACACATCCAAAACGGAGAAGAGGGATCTGGCGACAGCCGAACAGCGGTGGAAACAGGTGCAGCAAAGGCTCAGGGAGGAGCAAAGTAATGAAAAACAAAAGCAACAGCGAGGAAAGATCCCCCCACCTGACGCGAGGAAGCGTGCTCGATGA
- a CDS encoding ferritin-like domain-containing protein has protein sequence MALKSVLIDELRDLYSAENQLVKALPNLAKGSKNPKLKSIFTDHLAETKGQVERLKKVFAELGEKPTGQHCNGMEGVIEEGKDALEKDEEGSSFEAGLIGAALRTEHYEIAGYEASISMATALGMPKIVKLLNSTLKEEVSAAKKITAAGAPIMKLSAKEPEAPKQPKTGKEKYSAKKSKEDESHAAPELGTSTTVS, from the coding sequence ATGGCACTGAAGTCCGTTTTGATCGATGAACTGCGGGATCTATACAGCGCTGAAAATCAGCTGGTAAAAGCTCTGCCGAATTTAGCGAAAGGCTCCAAGAACCCCAAGCTGAAGTCAATATTTACAGATCATCTTGCCGAGACTAAGGGGCAAGTCGAGCGATTGAAAAAGGTGTTCGCCGAGCTAGGAGAAAAGCCGACAGGGCAGCACTGTAATGGCATGGAAGGTGTGATCGAAGAGGGTAAGGACGCTCTCGAGAAGGACGAAGAGGGTTCCTCCTTCGAGGCCGGCCTCATCGGGGCTGCCCTGCGCACGGAACATTATGAGATCGCAGGCTATGAAGCGTCTATTTCAATGGCGACCGCGTTGGGGATGCCAAAGATCGTAAAGCTTCTTAATTCCACTCTCAAGGAAGAGGTCTCTGCGGCCAAAAAGATCACCGCCGCTGGTGCGCCGATTATGAAGCTAAGCGCGAAGGAGCCGGAGGCGCCCAAGCAGCCGAAGACAGGAAAAGAGAAATATTCCGCCAAGAAGAGCAAAGAAGACGAGTCGCACGCGGCCCCAGAACTAGGCACTTCCACTACGGTGAGTTAG
- a CDS encoding DUF3300 domain-containing protein — protein MTYTLRKPSLLTSICFIVALTGRGHAALINQEQNVGEPLSASSVPPSLAPFSTAQLDAMVAPIALYPDALIASTVTSVRRL, from the coding sequence GTGACCTATACCTTGCGCAAGCCTTCGCTTCTGACATCTATTTGCTTCATCGTAGCCCTTACCGGTCGCGGGCATGCTGCTCTCATAAACCAAGAGCAGAATGTGGGTGAGCCTTTATCGGCCTCAAGCGTTCCGCCGTCGCTGGCGCCCTTTAGCACTGCGCAACTGGACGCGATGGTAGCGCCGATCGCTCTCTACCCGGACGCGCTGATCGCGAGCACAGTGACCAGCGTGCGACGCCTCTGA
- a CDS encoding GntR family transcriptional regulator encodes MPSEQEICEKLGVSRTVVRQAMAGLERRGFITKQSGKRSAISYPKYNGSLMQNLRGFYEDAVSKGQKPTTRVLDLDVIDAKGDYAEALALNEGDRVIRLNRLRFLDGEPEVLVVTYIPEARCPELVREDFTQQSLYGVLAEKYKLAISRGHRTVEAIALDRADAKLLKLPPNSPALLLKSIGLLEDGRPLEYFVAKHRGDRSKFHIDLVRDANP; translated from the coding sequence ATGCCGAGCGAGCAGGAGATCTGCGAAAAGCTGGGCGTCAGCCGGACGGTTGTTCGCCAGGCGATGGCGGGCCTCGAGCGGCGCGGCTTCATCACCAAACAAAGTGGAAAGCGCAGCGCCATTTCCTATCCGAAATATAACGGTAGCCTCATGCAGAATCTGCGTGGTTTCTATGAGGATGCTGTATCGAAAGGACAGAAGCCGACTACGCGTGTGCTTGACCTGGATGTTATCGACGCTAAAGGCGACTATGCCGAGGCACTCGCTTTGAATGAGGGGGATCGGGTTATCAGACTGAACCGGCTTCGCTTCCTCGATGGTGAACCGGAGGTTCTTGTAGTCACTTATATTCCTGAGGCAAGATGCCCCGAATTGGTTCGAGAAGACTTCACGCAGCAATCTCTTTATGGAGTCTTGGCGGAAAAGTACAAACTGGCAATCTCTCGAGGGCACCGCACTGTAGAAGCGATTGCGCTCGACCGCGCAGACGCCAAGCTGCTAAAGCTACCGCCCAACAGCCCCGCGCTCCTGCTAAAGAGCATTGGCCTGCTCGAGGATGGCAGACCTCTCGAATACTTTGTCGCGAAACATCGCGGAGATCGCAGCAAATTTCATATCGACCTTGTCCGCGACGCCAACCCGTGA
- a CDS encoding alpha-hydroxy acid oxidase: MPSLIHLEDFEAAARSILPQATFEYIAGGSGDDCTLRKNRAAFGHLEIMPALPRDVSKLDTTVRLFGREHSSPILLSPVGFHQLFHPNGERETVEGANQSDITLIASCFSTVTFEEMQRASSKPLWFQLYVQNDRGFTRELLERVVAAGAEAICVTVDLPTNAARDRERRADFDIPSWMGRANLEGMSSALAHASHASVGNLYNEARAADVTWQDFTWMRSFLKVPLLVKGILRAEDAEAAKDAGCDGVIISNHGGRALDGVPASITVLPEIAERIGGSMAVLLDGGVRRGIDVFKAIACGAHAVTIGRPYIYGLSTGGASGVATIVEILRREFAMAMSLSGCASIKSLKRDFVRACHTAGNSHG; encoded by the coding sequence ATGCCTTCACTCATTCATCTCGAAGACTTCGAGGCGGCAGCGCGCTCCATTCTTCCACAAGCTACATTTGAATATATTGCCGGAGGATCGGGGGACGATTGTACGCTGCGAAAGAACCGCGCTGCTTTCGGTCACCTTGAGATAATGCCGGCACTGCCGCGCGATGTCAGTAAACTCGATACGACGGTAAGGCTCTTTGGTCGAGAACATTCGTCTCCAATCCTCCTATCGCCTGTAGGATTTCATCAGTTGTTTCATCCCAATGGAGAGCGAGAGACGGTTGAAGGCGCGAATCAAAGTGACATCACGCTCATAGCGTCCTGCTTCTCGACAGTGACCTTTGAAGAGATGCAAAGGGCATCCAGCAAACCTCTGTGGTTTCAGCTCTATGTTCAAAATGATCGCGGGTTTACCCGGGAACTTTTAGAACGAGTTGTGGCTGCCGGGGCTGAAGCGATTTGCGTGACGGTGGATTTGCCAACCAACGCTGCGAGGGATCGAGAGCGCCGTGCCGACTTTGACATTCCCTCCTGGATGGGACGCGCTAACCTTGAGGGAATGAGCTCTGCACTTGCGCATGCCTCCCACGCCAGCGTAGGCAATCTTTACAACGAGGCCCGTGCGGCAGATGTTACCTGGCAGGACTTCACGTGGATGCGCTCATTCTTGAAGGTGCCGCTGCTCGTCAAAGGCATACTCAGGGCAGAGGATGCGGAAGCAGCCAAAGATGCGGGATGCGACGGGGTCATCATCTCAAATCATGGTGGACGGGCGCTAGACGGCGTCCCTGCCTCCATCACCGTTCTTCCTGAAATTGCAGAGCGCATTGGAGGCTCGATGGCTGTTCTTTTGGACGGAGGCGTCAGACGTGGAATCGATGTATTTAAGGCGATTGCCTGCGGAGCGCACGCGGTGACAATTGGAAGACCTTACATCTATGGGTTGTCTACCGGTGGAGCATCCGGAGTGGCAACGATTGTTGAGATTCTGCGCAGAGAATTTGCCATGGCGATGAGCTTGAGCGGGTGTGCCTCAATCAAGAGTCTGAAGAGGGATTTTGTTCGCGCCTGCCATACGGCAGGAAATTCGCATGGCTAG
- a CDS encoding DUF3147 family protein → MNDLLLRFVIGGAIVSSFSVIGDILRPKSFAGLFGAAPSIALATIGLTIARHGKAYVAVEARSMVIGSIAFCVYAWLASATLLHREARSPVITMALMPVWFITSFGLWYCCLR, encoded by the coding sequence ATGAATGATCTACTGCTTCGATTCGTGATCGGGGGCGCCATAGTAAGCTCTTTTTCCGTGATTGGAGATATTCTGCGCCCGAAGAGTTTTGCTGGCCTGTTTGGTGCTGCTCCGTCCATTGCACTCGCAACTATCGGCTTGACCATCGCCCGGCACGGAAAAGCCTATGTTGCCGTTGAGGCTAGGTCGATGGTGATAGGCTCTATTGCCTTTTGCGTCTACGCGTGGCTAGCTTCGGCTACGCTGCTGCATCGGGAGGCCAGGTCGCCGGTCATCACGATGGCGCTTATGCCCGTGTGGTTCATCACTTCCTTTGGCTTATGGTACTGTTGCCTTCGATGA
- a CDS encoding helix-turn-helix domain-containing protein, which translates to MKNKSNSEERSPHLTRGSVLDDLGFSSSEALEIKVKAEIYHDLLRYIKERGFAQQQLGTLLGIHQPDVSNLLNGRVSKFSVGKLIKFAGKLNLGAQIRLTKPKPEKLSAGAASGKTHKGVSALV; encoded by the coding sequence ATGAAAAACAAAAGCAACAGCGAGGAAAGATCCCCCCACCTGACGCGAGGAAGCGTGCTCGATGATCTCGGTTTTAGTTCTTCCGAAGCGCTAGAGATCAAGGTGAAGGCAGAGATTTATCACGATCTGCTCCGGTACATCAAAGAACGCGGGTTTGCACAGCAACAGCTTGGTACGCTCTTGGGCATTCATCAGCCGGACGTGAGCAATCTCCTGAACGGTCGCGTATCCAAGTTCAGCGTCGGCAAGCTCATCAAATTCGCCGGTAAACTGAACCTCGGAGCGCAGATCAGGCTTACAAAGCCGAAACCAGAAAAGCTGTCGGCTGGCGCAGCATCTGGCAAAACACACAAAGGAGTTTCTGCTTTAGTCTAG
- a CDS encoding YsnF/AvaK domain-containing protein — protein sequence MAKTVVGLFANFGKAESVKQALIEGGLSSQSIEVLANEERGSASSTSSFHAAGKNIGEKISSFFHYLGGGDDKEHAYYAKSVTEGGALVAVTVEDEEADEVAELLEEHGAHNVDESNAAAGRGSLARTSGVADSGELSAIPIVEEHLVVGKREVERGGVRVYSRITERPVEAEVALREEHVVVSRRPVNRAATAADFSNVNGDVIELNETVEEAVVGKTSRVVEEVLVGKESTEHTEAVRDTVRHTEVEVEQIPGTETTTKYDR from the coding sequence ATGGCGAAGACAGTAGTCGGATTATTTGCGAACTTCGGTAAGGCGGAAAGCGTGAAGCAGGCCTTGATTGAGGGCGGGCTGAGCTCGCAGAGCATCGAGGTCCTGGCGAATGAGGAACGCGGATCCGCGTCCTCGACCTCAAGTTTTCATGCCGCAGGAAAGAATATCGGCGAGAAGATCAGCAGCTTCTTTCATTATCTGGGGGGCGGTGATGACAAGGAACACGCTTATTATGCGAAGAGCGTAACCGAAGGCGGCGCTCTGGTGGCCGTCACGGTGGAGGACGAAGAAGCGGATGAGGTCGCCGAGCTTCTAGAGGAACATGGCGCCCACAACGTGGATGAGAGTAATGCCGCAGCCGGCAGGGGTAGCCTTGCGAGAACCTCGGGCGTCGCGGATAGCGGAGAACTCAGTGCGATCCCTATCGTCGAAGAGCACTTGGTGGTAGGCAAGCGGGAGGTAGAGCGTGGAGGTGTACGCGTTTACTCCCGTATCACCGAACGGCCGGTTGAGGCTGAAGTGGCTCTCCGTGAAGAGCATGTTGTTGTGTCACGTCGGCCCGTCAATAGAGCTGCAACAGCTGCGGATTTTAGCAATGTCAACGGCGATGTTATTGAGCTCAACGAGACGGTGGAAGAAGCTGTGGTGGGCAAGACTAGCCGTGTCGTCGAAGAAGTGCTTGTCGGCAAGGAAAGTACGGAACATACGGAAGCGGTTCGGGATACCGTCCGGCATACCGAAGTCGAGGTCGAACAAATTCCTGGCACTGAAACCACGACAAAGTACGACCGATAA
- a CDS encoding DUF4832 domain-containing protein — MSSILLSARATGRSPQEWELLTYDGSAPALDWNPLRGFMPDGVDQADSTFPHSMVWINLPLRPIMTGPSSFDWTSVEEALNHVRSLGYQTVLHFYVDYPGYSTGIPQFLLDEGLQTFTYGDLKNNGKSICPDYRDQRIVQAFTAFLIALGARYDGDPRIASIVPGLYGFRGDWQVGQHSSWEMFPFDKDLLVSTMERSFKKTMLQLRHPSDSADHDLIRKFGLYDAAFVELTLGSHAWNFWQQVQSSDMTDLWQTQPMTAGLSPLGFDKTGVFTDKATTEGKKVLECIRTTHLSWLVAPDIFDAKGMPSPMKKDDVLKADRLTGYQLSVSAVSLSPDAQNDLAVEVRLENHGIAPFYGRWPMEISTVDSKGHLGSRVIEHWPLATILPGSSHVFSAKLANAGGIDGAHLLMRIVTPLPGMRPVRFANISQDATLDGWLTLANIRPKAHK, encoded by the coding sequence ATGTCTTCGATTCTACTTAGCGCCCGCGCAACGGGCCGTTCTCCGCAGGAATGGGAATTACTCACCTATGACGGGAGCGCGCCCGCACTCGATTGGAACCCGCTTCGAGGGTTTATGCCGGACGGAGTCGATCAGGCCGATAGCACTTTCCCGCACAGCATGGTTTGGATCAATTTGCCTTTGCGGCCGATCATGACGGGGCCTTCTTCCTTCGATTGGACGTCTGTCGAAGAGGCGCTTAATCATGTGCGTTCCCTTGGGTACCAAACCGTTCTTCATTTCTACGTCGACTACCCGGGGTACTCGACAGGCATTCCTCAGTTTCTGCTGGATGAAGGCCTTCAGACTTTTACTTACGGCGACCTCAAAAATAACGGGAAGAGCATCTGTCCTGACTACCGTGACCAACGGATCGTGCAGGCATTCACCGCGTTCTTGATTGCTCTTGGCGCTCGCTATGACGGAGACCCCAGAATTGCATCCATTGTGCCTGGCTTGTACGGCTTTCGCGGAGACTGGCAGGTTGGGCAACATTCCAGTTGGGAGATGTTCCCTTTTGATAAAGATCTGCTGGTATCGACCATGGAGCGGTCTTTCAAAAAAACCATGTTGCAGCTTCGCCACCCATCTGACTCGGCTGACCACGATCTGATCCGCAAATTCGGACTCTACGATGCAGCGTTCGTAGAGCTTACGTTGGGCAGTCATGCCTGGAACTTCTGGCAGCAGGTGCAGAGTTCGGACATGACAGATCTGTGGCAAACGCAACCCATGACGGCCGGTCTTTCGCCTCTCGGGTTTGATAAAACGGGCGTATTCACTGACAAAGCAACAACAGAAGGGAAAAAGGTGCTGGAGTGCATTCGAACGACACACCTGAGTTGGCTGGTGGCTCCCGATATTTTCGACGCCAAGGGCATGCCGTCCCCCATGAAAAAGGATGACGTGTTGAAGGCAGATCGTTTGACTGGATATCAGCTTTCGGTGAGCGCGGTTTCTCTTTCACCGGATGCACAGAACGATCTTGCAGTCGAAGTCAGACTCGAGAACCATGGCATCGCGCCCTTTTATGGAAGATGGCCAATGGAGATCAGCACTGTTGATAGCAAGGGACACTTGGGTAGCCGCGTCATCGAGCATTGGCCTCTCGCTACCATTTTGCCGGGAAGTTCTCACGTGTTCTCTGCTAAGCTTGCAAACGCGGGAGGGATCGACGGCGCCCACCTGCTGATGCGCATCGTGACGCCGCTGCCCGGCATGCGCCCTGTGCGTTTCGCGAACATCAGCCAGGACGCTACGTTAGATGGCTGGCTCACCCTGGCGAACATCCGGCCTAAAGCGCACAAGTGA
- a CDS encoding DUF4239 domain-containing protein, producing MLSTLDNLAVVALSVAASLFFMWIVNRFWPHDIRRAHNDLIGWQLSVLGTTYAVIVGFMLYTVWIDFGTAELNAGQEANALVNVYRQAAGLPASEEEQLRLLARKYADVVVNQEWDEMNRNILPVASDKICNEMWRLLEQTPTSNPSEIGAKNHILTEISSLTGYRRTRLVQFASRIPGVLWWVLLVGAVITIASTCMFGAASRVLHAIQVSALSLLLSLVLVAIADINRPFQGGVHVDDFAFRRAQINMSDE from the coding sequence ATGTTAAGCACATTAGACAATCTGGCTGTCGTCGCTCTCTCGGTCGCTGCGTCTCTCTTCTTCATGTGGATCGTTAACCGATTCTGGCCGCATGATATACGCAGAGCTCACAACGACCTGATCGGGTGGCAGCTCTCGGTTCTCGGTACCACCTATGCCGTGATCGTAGGGTTCATGCTCTATACGGTGTGGATAGATTTTGGGACAGCAGAGCTGAACGCCGGGCAGGAAGCGAATGCCTTGGTAAATGTCTACCGCCAGGCGGCAGGTCTGCCTGCTTCAGAGGAAGAACAACTTCGGTTACTGGCCCGCAAATACGCTGATGTCGTCGTCAATCAAGAATGGGATGAAATGAACCGGAATATCTTACCGGTGGCGAGTGACAAAATCTGCAATGAGATGTGGCGGCTACTGGAGCAGACACCTACGTCAAACCCCTCCGAAATAGGTGCTAAGAATCATATACTCACCGAGATCAGTTCGCTGACGGGGTATCGCCGCACTCGGCTCGTGCAATTTGCTTCTCGTATTCCCGGGGTTCTTTGGTGGGTTCTGCTGGTAGGAGCCGTGATCACCATCGCCTCTACATGCATGTTCGGCGCTGCCAGCAGAGTTCTTCATGCGATCCAGGTGTCTGCATTATCGCTGCTCCTCTCGCTTGTGCTGGTAGCGATCGCAGATATCAACCGTCCCTTTCAGGGCGGAGTGCATGTAGACGATTTCGCCTTCCGCCGCGCTCAGATCAACATGAGCGATGAATAG
- a CDS encoding YsnF/AvaK domain-containing protein, protein MSASLPINGTTNLGTVFGRLDPANLETVLTLDTGEAIRLPTDVLLSYLNDDILPEPNVSAQADVLVIPVLEEQLDVQKREVVTGTVRLQKVVEEREVLVDEPLEATTYAIERVPLNLEIAVAPGIRQEGETTIYPVVEEVVVVHKKLLLREEVRVTRQTVTTRNPQVMKIRVEDVIVERSELQNRELQQDELDS, encoded by the coding sequence ATGAGTGCTTCTCTTCCCATCAATGGTACGACGAATCTGGGCACAGTCTTCGGCAGGCTCGATCCAGCTAATCTTGAAACTGTGCTCACGCTCGATACCGGCGAGGCGATCCGTCTTCCAACCGACGTGCTCCTTTCTTATCTCAACGACGACATTCTCCCCGAGCCGAATGTTTCCGCCCAGGCGGACGTTCTGGTTATTCCGGTCCTTGAAGAGCAACTTGATGTCCAGAAGCGAGAGGTGGTTACCGGAACAGTTCGATTGCAGAAGGTGGTCGAGGAGCGCGAGGTGCTTGTCGATGAGCCTCTGGAAGCCACAACGTACGCCATTGAGCGTGTCCCTTTAAACCTGGAGATTGCAGTGGCACCCGGAATCCGTCAGGAAGGCGAGACCACTATCTATCCGGTCGTGGAAGAGGTTGTGGTAGTGCACAAAAAGCTGCTGCTTCGTGAAGAGGTGCGAGTCACTAGACAGACCGTCACCACGCGCAATCCTCAAGTGATGAAGATTCGTGTCGAGGATGTGATCGTGGAACGTTCTGAGTTACAGAACAGAGAATTGCAACAGGATGAGTTGGACAGCTGA